A portion of the Sabethes cyaneus chromosome 3, idSabCyanKW18_F2, whole genome shotgun sequence genome contains these proteins:
- the LOC128744067 gene encoding solute carrier organic anion transporter family member 5A1 produces the protein MTSTHSTSNDGGTSNSNAHRKHRRMDSYALTGLYSEAYTDESSADIPQDTESESLPVSVNTATMESVVKCHSRQPSNSVMMTEREKPLPNVLLVSEDYSRDCGILTCRPSALQKFARIKVFVLLLSILVTLQQALSSGYINSVITTIEKRFEIPSSLSGLVASSYEIGNVITVIFVSYLGSRRHIPVWIGIGAVIMGIGSLVFMIPHFTGEPNPGVMLDNKTADNICRLVSVREQDMGLGRLSNSLSNPPLTTHNLRGDNCLKSKASTFGPVILFVIAQILLGGGGSPLFTLGTTYVDDHVRKESSSMYIGAMYSMAAFGPVLGFLLGAYLLSFHMDSFSGSDINIDPDDRRWVGMWWGGFLVCGILLILVAIPFFSFPKVLTREKKKIREAEQNLSQLQQLSANNSSSLSRPQQNQPQMQQQQLPQSQQQPGSATGGGGGGGGQIGSNKSNEDTGYGKDIKDIPLSMWRLVSNPVYIVTCLGACMELMIVSGFVVFLPKYLETQFSLGKSQASVFTGSIAVPGACIGIFIGGCILKRFQLKPKGAVQFVLVSNLVCLSCYGLLFFLGCENLKMAGTTIPYYNSSPAHNVEPFQVNLTAACNFGCECHMFDVEPVCGNNGLTYFSPCHAGCTAFSSSSNYTNCACVQTNVTRVYTGAEGAQAQALNAHENFAEVTVIPVATAGVCNKPCRTIYPFLILLFFMTFVVASTQMPLLMIVLRSVSEEERSFALGMQFVIFRLFGYIPAPIVFGNLIDSSCLLWKSTCGEKGGRCLIYDIEKFRYKYVGLCASIKIIALFIFITDWWLVRRRKNLDKMNPLSANELVGSIISLDKLFEEKANSDSQAIPFNGECISGDSIGDNNSKRTLIASRHLRNDSKSIQLEYRYDEAPAQHYHRPRKHIRSNSCDIKIQRSNSATHRETDVHDWKLKRFMRHHTRNNSRDLDQDHAACMQKEPGTQMGRWISPRNKNTDQSAPPNIKYIQNHLKNNNVDSQSKLNYSNSCSGSQGGYCPGPKKKRHTRNYSYGQEFSFLPNTVIIRLDNDIANKFLGNNGGASTSRKSSFSHDVIKNMNKLNNCANNKDMNDLNEELESKYAKGSSHATYGHSRNNSKDLNLLNVQHSGDGILGGIKALIEDSNSILRHRRANSKDLKYSGYQPCEAASTSVGTSVRKMSNGDGHQPHHHHHLSGCPPVIGNSGQTESLQLLLDKPNLLEAHGGVGSSSSGNPGNGSTSTDV, from the exons GCGGATGGATTCATACGCGCTGACCGGTCTGTACTCGGAAGCCTACACCGATGAAAGCAGTGCGGACATTCCCCAGGACACCGAATCGGAATCGTTGCCAGTATCGGTCAACACTGCCACCATGGAATCGGTCGTCAAGTGCCACAGTCGTCAGCCCTCGAACAGTGTCATGATGACGGAGCGCGAAAAACCGCTGCCGAATGTATTGCTAGTGAGTGAGGATTACTCGCGGGACTGCGGTATTCTGACGTGCCGACCTTCCGCGTTGCAAAAGTTCGCTAGAATCAAAGTGTTCGTGTTGTTGCTGTCGATCCTGGTGACTTTACAGCAAGCACTTAGCTCCGGATATATCAATTCGGTGATCACCACTATAGAGAAACGTTTCGAAATTCCTTCAAGCCTGTCCGGTTTAGTGGCGTCCAGCTATGAGATCGGCAACGTAATTACTGTTATCTTTGTTAGTTATTTGGGTAGTCGGCGGCACATTCCGGTGTGGATTGGAATTG GTGCCGTCATTATGGGAATTGGGTCCTTAGTGTTTATGATTCCTCACTTCACCGGCGAGCCTAATCCCGGGGTTATGCTTGACAATAAAACTGCTGACAACATTTGCAGATTGGTGTCCGTTCGAGAGCAGGACATGGGTCTTGGTCGATTGTCCAACAGTCTTTCCAATCCGCCACTGACGACGCATAACCTCCG AGGTGACAACTGTCTCAAGAGCAAAGCGTCAACCTTTGGGCCGGTGATACTGTTCGTGATTgcacaaattttgctcggcggGGGTGGTAGTCCGTTGTTCACACTGGGCACCACCTACGTTGATGACCACGTGCGCAAGGAAAGTTCATCGATGTATATCG GTGCAATGTATAGTATGGCTGCCTTTGGGCCTGTTTTAGGTTTCCTGCTCGGAGCGTACTTATTGTCGTTTCACATGGACTCGTTTTCTGGCAGTGATATCAATATAG ATCCAGACGATCGCCGATGGGTAGGAATGTGGTGGGGTGGTTTCCTCGTGTGTGGCATTCTGTTAATACTGGTAGCCATtccatttttctcctttccGAAG GTTCTTactagagaaaagaagaaaattcgTGAGGCCGAGCAAAACTTGTCTCAGTTGCAGCAATTATCGGCAAACAATTCCAGTAGTTTATCTCGGCCACAGCAAAACCAGCCGCAAATGCAGCAACAGCAACTGCCGCAAAGCCAGCAGCAGCCTGGCAGCGCAacaggtggtggtggtggcggcggcggccaaATCGGATCCAACAAATCGAATGAGGATACCGGATATGGAAAGGATATTAAAG ATATTCCTCTTTCGATGTGGCGTCTGGTGTCCAATCCAGTCTATATAGTAACCTGTCTGGGAGCATGCATGGAGCTGATGATTGTTTCCGGCTTCGTGGTCTTTCTGCCCAAATACCTGGAAACACAGTTTAGTCTGGGCAAAAGCCAAGCTAGTGTCTTCACCGGTTCGATTGCGGTTCCGGGCGCTTGCATTGGCATCTTCATCGGTGGCTGCATTTTGAAACGATTTCAGCTCAAACCGAAGGGTGCGGTTCAGTTTGTGCTGGTTTCCAACCTGGTCTGTCTTTCCTGCTACGGGTTGCTGTTCTTTCTGGGCTGCGAAAATCTAAAAATGGCTGGCACCACCATTCCGTACTACAACAGCTCTCCGGCGCACAACGTTGAACCGTTCCAGGTGAATTTGACCGCAGCATGTAATTTCGGCTGCGAATGTCATATGTTTGATGTGGAACCGGTCTGCGGAAACAACGGGCTAACCTATTTCAGTCCGTGCCACGCAGGTTGTACGGCATTTTCGTCCAGCTCTAACTACACCAACTGTGCAT GCGTCCAAACGAACGTAACCCGAGTGTACACCGGCGCCGAGGGAGCCCAAGCGCAGGCTCTCAACGCACACGAAAACTTTGCGGAAGTAACCGTAATTCCTGTAGCCACAGCCGGCGTGTGCAACAAACCCTGCCGGACGATCTATCCCTTTCTGATACTGTTGTTCTTTATGACATTCGTTGTCGCTTCCACGCAGATGCCTCTGTTGATGATAGTTTTAAG ATCCGTTTCGGAGGAGGAACGCTCGTTTGCACTTGGTATGCAATTTGTGATATTCCGACTGTTCGGCTACATTCCGGCACCGATCGTGTTTGGGAATCTCATTGATTCTTCCTGTTTGCTGTGGAAATCAACCTGTGGCGAGAAGGGCGGTCGCTGTTTGATATATGACATCGAGAAATTCCGATATAA atATGTGGGCCTTTGCGCGAGCATTAAAATTATTgcccttttcatttttattaccgACTGGTGGTTGGTGAGACGGAGAAAAAATCTGGACAAAATGAACCCTCTGTCGGCGAATGAGCTGGTTGGATCGATTATTAGTTTGGATAAAT taTTCGAAGAGAAGGCCAACAGTGACAGTCAAGCAATTCCTTTCAACGGAGAATGCATTTCGGGTGATTCAATTGGAGACAATAACAGCAAACGGACGCTAATAGCCAGTCGACATTTGCGAAATGATTCAAAATCGATTCAGTTAGAGTACAG GTACGACGAAGCACCAGCCCAGCACTACCATAGGCCCCGTAAACACATCCGCAGTAACTCCTGTGATATCAAAATCCAACGTTCGAATTCGGCCACTCACCGGGAGACTGATGTACATGACTGGAAACTGAAACGTTTCATGCGCCATCACACTCGAAATAATTCACGTGATTTAGATCAAGATCATGCCGCATGCATGCAGAAAGAGCCAGGAACACAAATGGGTCGTTGGATTAGTCCTCGTAACAAAAATACCGATCAGTCCGCGCCGCCGAATATAAAGTACATCCAGAATCATTTGAAGAACAATAATGTAGACAGTCAGAGTAAGTTGAACTACAGCAACAGTTGCAGCGGGAGTCAAGGTGGGTACTGCCCAGGTCCGAAAAAGAAGCGTCACACGAGAAACTATTCCTACGGTCAGGAGTTCTCTTTCCTGCCAAATACTGTCATCATCCGGTTGGATAACGATATTGCTAACAAGTTCCTGGGGAACAATGGCGGCGCAAGCACTTCTCGAAAAAGTTCATTCTCTCACGATGTCataaaaaatatgaacaaaCTAAACAATTGTGCGAACAACAAGGATATGAACGATCTGAATGAGGAGCTGGAATCCAAGTACGCAAAAGGATCGTCTCATGCAACCTATGGACACTCGAGGAACAACTCGAAAGATTTGAATCTCCTAAATGTGCAACACTCGGGTGACGGGATTCTTGGCGGTATCAAAGCATTGATCGAAGATTCCAATAGTATCTTGCGACACAGACGGGCTAACTCAAAAGATCTAAAATACAGTGGCTACCAGCCGTGTGAAGCCGCTAGTACTAGCGTCGGGACAAGTGTGAGAAAAATGTCCAACGGTGACGGTCATCAGCCGCATCACCATCACCACTTGTCCGGATGCCCTCCGGTGATTGGTAATAGTGGCCAAACGGAATCTCTTCAACTATTGCTAGATAAACCGAATCTCCTAGAAGCACATGGTGGCGTTGGTAGCAGCTCTTCTGGCAACCCTGGTAATGGTTCAACGTCGACTGATGTCTAG